GGTCCAAGGAACGCCAATAAATGCAGCTCAGTCTATCAACCATTGATACACATAGAGACGCAGGCTAAGGGAGGATGTAGTACCCAAAGTTCCTGGTGCGCTCGCAGAGAACAGATACTCTCACATGATATCGCCGTGATCCATTCATATCCAACAACAATATGCAAGACACTGATGTGTCCCAAGTATCCTttcatcttgttcctggtgCTCCCGGAGGTGGAAGCTGGTCAGGTCCAAAAGACATTGGCAAAAGCTACATAGCGTCAACCCCAAACTCAAGAACAAAGGGAACAGAGCGCAACTAACCTGTCGCAGTTTTGCAATCACAAAATCCTCATTCTTATCGAACATGATAATGGGTGTATCCAGTGTGCAAAACTCGCGAATACTACATCACCGAGAACATGCAACTCACCTGTTAGTCAAAcccatcatcttctgcatctACTCTCTCAAAGACACCCCCAGTAACAACTCACAACTGTCTACACATTCCACATGGACTCGCCGGTGGCGCAATATCAGTTGCGACAGCAATGGCTCGGAACCCACGATGGCCGCTTGTCACAGCTGTACCAAGGGCCACGCGCTCTGCACATGTTCCCACAGGATACGCCGCGTTTTCCACATTTGCGCCGCTCGTGAGCTCACCCTCACTTGAGAGGACCGTTGCTCCGACGCGGAACTGGCTGTATGGACAGTACGCTGTGGCCTTGGCTGCAACTGCACGCTCACGGAGCTCTGAGAACTCGTTCGACGTGATCCCGTGTGCTGAACAGACTTCAACCGTCTTGGCTGTGTCGCCTTTTGAGATAGTCTCTGGGGTCTCCATCATATTACCTGAAGGGGGAAAGCAGGGGGCGAGAAAGGGGGGGAGggaaggaaagggaaagaaggaaagagagaaaagggTTTGTGACAACGGGCGATTGATGCTTATATCCTATTCCGTGTCACTCGTCACTAGTTACACGAGCGGGCCCTTTATCGTGGACCTCTCCGCATCGGGCGCCTCCGTAATGCGGGGCTGAGCGCCGAAATGACGGGCCCTTCGGCTGGTTCCTATGATAACCATATTGCTTATCATGTCTTTCCTTTAATACATAATAGGCAGGCACGTAACTATCGTTTCTAACCTGCAAGGGTATACAGACTAGGTATGTAGACTatctatgtatgtatgtatataaGTTGTGTCCAAATATGTATTATCAGATGctatcaacatcttctcatcctcatggtCTAATATTACTGTCGTGACCATCATGCACCTTCCCCTTACATTGCTGCCATCCATTCTCATTACAAATACGTACGTATGACACAGAGCAGCACAAAACTCCAAACTCATGGCTCATGCATACTGCTCGGCGAGCGGTTGTAGACTGGTGCTTGAACGGACCCGACCAAATCATTTCCATATCCTTTGTCCCCAACTTGCGTTTCTTGTAAGCCTTCCTGTTCGTTTCATCTGGACTCCGGCATCTAGTAAAACCCATCAGATCCTCCAAGCCTACTTGAGGTCGAACTGACTGTTGGCGTCGACTGTGCCGAGCTTGTGTCGCTTGGCGTTGCCGGTTCCACGACCTGACTTCGAATCGACGTGATCCATTCGTGCTGCAACAACTCAACTGCTGACGATCTGTTACGAGGGTCTCTTGTGAAACATTTCTTCAGGAAGTCGATTCCCTGAGGGCTGAGCTGATCTGTAGGTGGCAGCTGGGGCGGGTTCCCTTGCGCAATGTTGTACATGATCGCCCACTCGTTGTCGAGCTGTGCCCATGGCCTTCTTCCGGTGGCCATTTCCAGAATGACACAGCCCAGAGACCAGATGTCGACAGCCCCAGGCTTACCAGGGTTCTCGCCCTTGATCACCTCAGGTGACATATACATCGGCGTTCCTGTCATGGATCGGTTTGGCATTGTTGCTTGCTTCTCGCCAGCAAGTGTGCGGCCCTGTCGAGCAATAACCTTGGCGGCGCCAAAGTCCACATACTTGATAATTCCATTATGATCGAGCAAAATATCTGCAACGTTGTTAGTTTCTGCACATTGAGGGATACAAGATACACCACTTACTTTCGGGCTTGATGTCTCGGTGGGCAATGCCGCTCTCGTGCAAATAGACAAGACCCTCGAGCAGCTGAAGCGCATATACCATGATGACCTGCTCGTCTTCGATTCGACCATGTTCCAAGAGACTGGCTAAAGATCCCCCCGAACAAAACTCCATGAAAATGTACACTCGGTCTCGATGCACTTCGATGCCATAGTATGATACCACATTGGGATGATCCAACACTTCCAGTACACCCATCTCCTCTCTAATTTGCTCGGCGATCTGTGGGATGAGTTTGGGGTCCTGAAGTCGAATTTCCTTGACGGCCATCAGATGGCCCGTGTCAAGGTTCATTGCTGCATAGACATTGCCAAATGTGCCGCCTCCTACAAATTGACCTTGCTGCCAGCGCATCGTAACATTGGTGGCTGAGGATGAAAGGTACGCCAACGATCGGTCGACTTCATTATTGCCTTCCAGTACTCTTCCGACTCCCTGTCGCTCTGCAACTTTCTCGCGTCGATACTCATCTACCCTTTCGAGCTCCTCCATGCGCTGTTCAGTGATGAATCGCGAAGCCTCTTCGTCGTTCAGCATTCGGTTCTTGTCAAGCCTGCGGAACTGTCCCACCAAGGCTTCGATTCGTTCTTTCTCGGCCTGTGCCGCGAGGTTCGATCTGGCGCCCATGATATCAAAATGAGAAATAAGAAGAGACATGCAACCTGCGACCTTGGAACGAAGCTTGGCATACTCATCCTCGCCTAGAGCAAGGATGTAACGGCCTCGTGTCATGCCCATGGCCAACTCTAGCGCGAGTACGGCCCATCGAAAGGTCTTTCGGTCAGATGCAACGCAGTCGTCGCAAATGAAGCTTACCCAATCGAGGGCAAGTTTGGTCAATTTGAGGTTGTTCATCTGTCGCCTGTTGCTATCCATGTAGAGTAACGAACGTTGGCCAAACTCTGTGGCGAAAACGAAGCATGTTTGAATAAGTTCTTGGCAGTCCTTTCCCCGAGCCTGTTTTCTGATGATTTCCACACTGTCCATGAAAGTATTAGAAAGCTTATATGCCACCCGCCTCGTTTCTGTCAATCTTGAGTTGACTTTGTGGATGTTGGACCTCGATTCCTGCACAAGGTCAACATGCATATCAACAGCGTCAAGGAACGCCCTCCTCGCGTTGTGTAGGGTCTGGGGACTAGAAGCGCAGAGACGTATGTGTCCTCGTTTTAGGTCGAGGTTCAGGTCGCGTAAGGGTACTTCGATTACTTCGCCAAACCAATTGATAGGATCCTCTGGTCGGAGAATGAGGACATATTGCTCGCCGAGCTCGTCGGGAAACTGGTCCTTGGAAGTAATAGCCATCATAACGGGTATATCTTCCAGCCTCTCCCGTAACTCGGGCGATGCGATAACATATGTGTTGTCTTGCTCAAGCAAACGAGTGTCGACTTGAAAGTGACCCGAAGCTACCAATTGGTCGTAGAACTTTTGCATGGTTTCTGGTGGGAAGGATATGCTGTAGTCGGATGCGTGCTCGTAGTTGTCGTTCAGCATTCGAGTGAATCGCTGAAGCATCCGCTGGCGGACTCGTACGGAGTCGAGACAAGCCTTATAACGCTTACTCATCTCCGATGCGGTTTCCTTGGGCTTTGCTTGCAACTCCTTTTCGAAAGTCTGGCTGAGTCtgttgagagccttgaatGTGAGTGAGCTAAACTGCTCGGCAACTTCAATGTGACCTCGCTGCAGATGGCTACCGATTTCGTTGGCGAAATCCCATTCCTGAAACAAAAGTTCAGCTTCCTTGAAAGTATTCTTGTTCCCGCTCAGCTTCCAGTTTAGCATCTTGAAGTAATACTTCAATGCTTCCAGTACAACTTGGTCGAAGGATTCATCGATGCAAGGTGGTAGATCCCAGCCTGGTT
This genomic interval from Fusarium verticillioides 7600 chromosome 1, whole genome shotgun sequence contains the following:
- a CDS encoding cytidine deaminase, coding for MMETPETISKGDTAKTVEVCSAHGITSNEFSELRERAVAAKATAYCPYSQFRVGATVLSSEGELTSGANVENAAYPVGTCAERVALGTAVTSGHRGFRAIAVATDIAPPASPCGMCRQFIREFCTLDTPIIMFDKNEDFVIAKLRQLLPMSFGPDQLPPPGAPGTR
- a CDS encoding STE/STE11/SSK protein kinase — translated: MTESSPRAVRFSGTEEDGRIDKNRSHRHETPIETNGDPHATERQDELGNLSRYESSGHTGSLTSLLTGTVINGAPKSQRVATGDDGAAYTPNGSWPQRPLGPARTPSNTYNPATSRKPAHPPVTPSFTESIRSSSKTRPRQSESRFRAQERAYVQKLRQDYSGGYFSSYSNLNGNDSDSEGETPSSEGPYDDRFDQETIMFYGNDNLQPTDEDLKDPENRERLEWHGMLEAVLTGDVVRQEKKRLIGSADQQAGKSAHKTELWLGIRSKVCGRHIPVQRRMLEESRSTLDRTLDEIINFQVKGESEAGKPPYEQVKDMVAKIEMCENLYPSWASLAAEHKAADSATFKEAHDAIISWYNTNEMINTELNILRKWVGNDELDFTRTKQRSPAVNGISSDETSFLDRLMKEDGLQSLYNDDNGNLEKGMLAPISTVISKAKDTLIRNSEPFRKRHLPPYLEELLTLISFPSRLIEEITRTRLAYARRVKESAQQNPLMQDQMISQFQLLLKFAIRIKLECTSIAHPEPGWDLPPCIDESFDQVVLEALKYYFKMLNWKLSGNKNTFKEAELLFQEWDFANEIGSHLQRGHIEVAEQFSSLTFKALNRLSQTFEKELQAKPKETASEMSKRYKACLDSVRVRQRMLQRFTRMLNDNYEHASDYSISFPPETMQKFYDQLVASGHFQVDTRLLEQDNTYVIASPELRERLEDIPVMMAITSKDQFPDELGEQYVLILRPEDPINWFGEVIEVPLRDLNLDLKRGHIRLCASSPQTLHNARRAFLDAVDMHVDLVQESRSNIHKVNSRLTETRRVAYKLSNTFMDSVEIIRKQARGKDCQELIQTCFVFATEFGQRSLLYMDSNRRQMNNLKLTKLALDWVSFICDDCVASDRKTFRWAVLALELAMGMTRGRYILALGEDEYAKLRSKVAGCMSLLISHFDIMGARSNLAAQAEKERIEALVGQFRRLDKNRMLNDEEASRFITEQRMEELERVDEYRREKVAERQGVGRVLEGNNEVDRSLAYLSSSATNVTMRWQQGQFVGGGTFGNVYAAMNLDTGHLMAVKEIRLQDPKLIPQIAEQIREEMGVLEVLDHPNVVSYYGIEVHRDRVYIFMEFCSGGSLASLLEHGRIEDEQVIMVYALQLLEGLVYLHESGIAHRDIKPENILLDHNGIIKYVDFGAAKVIARQGRTLAGEKQATMPNRSMTGTPMYMSPEVIKGENPGKPGAVDIWSLGCVILEMATGRRPWAQLDNEWAIMYNIAQGNPPQLPPTDQLSPQGIDFLKKCFTRDPRNRSSAVELLQHEWITSIRSQVVEPATPSDTSSAQSTPTVSSTSSRLGGSDGFY